Genomic DNA from Setaria italica strain Yugu1 chromosome V, Setaria_italica_v2.0, whole genome shotgun sequence:
GGATGGAAATTACTAGAAAACTTCCGCTGCGCGACGCGATGCCATTTTTCCTACTGGCCAAAGGGCCCGATGCCTCCTTTCGTGGACAACGCACGAGACTAACCCTATTCTTTAGTAGTAACTTGACTGACTCATCAATCACTTGACACAACCGGCCAATCTGGCGCCCATAAAAACTCAGCCCCGACCCCTTCTCCACGCCCATTGTTCTTGTTCATTCACTTCACACCCCCCTCTGTCGTCCAGCACACACAACcagcgcgcgcggcgccgccgacccTGAATTCAACCAATCATTCAATCCTCTCCCGGCCGGCATTTCGAGCTCCGATCGGTcgaccgccggcggccggccatggcgaCCTACGACAAGGCGATCGAGTCGTACAAGAAGGcggtgacgacggcggcgtcgctggcggcgtcggcgatgcTGGTGCGCGGCGTGGTGAACGAGCTGGTCCCCTACGAGGTGCGGGACCTCCTCTTCTCCGGCCTCGGCTACCTGCGGTCGCGCATGTCGTCGCAGCACACGGTGGTGATCGAGGAGACGGAGGGGTGGGCCACCAACCAGCTCTACGACGCCGCGCGCACGTACCTCGCCACGCGGATCAACACCGACATGCAGCGCCTCCGCGTCAGCCGCGTCGACGAAGGGAAGAGCCTCATGTTCAGCatggaggagggcgaggagatGGCCGACCTCCACGACGGCGCCGAGTTCAGGTGGCGCCTCGTCTGCCGCGACaaccccggcgccggcgcgggcaaCGGCAACGGAGGGCGCAGCGGGAACGGCGGCTACCGCGTCGAGGTGCGCTCCTTCGAGATGAGCTTCCACAAGAAGCACAAGGAGAAGGCCATCGCGTCCTACCTCCCGTATATCCTCGCCACGGCCAAGAAGATCAAGGAGCAGGACAGGACGCTCAAGATCTACATGAACGAAGGTGAGTCCTGGTTTGCCATCGACCTCCACCACCCGTCCACCTTCACCACGCTCGCCATGGACCACAAGATGAAGCAGTCGGTCATGGATGACCTCGAGAGGTTTGTCAAGAGGAAGGAGTACTACAAGAGGATTGGCAAGGCGTGGAAACGGGGGTACCTCC
This window encodes:
- the LOC101772450 gene encoding AAA-ATPase At3g50940, with translation MATYDKAIESYKKAVTTAASLAASAMLVRGVVNELVPYEVRDLLFSGLGYLRSRMSSQHTVVIEETEGWATNQLYDAARTYLATRINTDMQRLRVSRVDEGKSLMFSMEEGEEMADLHDGAEFRWRLVCRDNPGAGAGNGNGGRSGNGGYRVEVRSFEMSFHKKHKEKAIASYLPYILATAKKIKEQDRTLKIYMNEGESWFAIDLHHPSTFTTLAMDHKMKQSVMDDLERFVKRKEYYKRIGKAWKRGYLLYGPPGTGKSSLIAAMANYLKFDVYDLELTEVNWNSTLRRLLIGMTNRSILVIEDIDCSIDLQQRADEGQDGTKSSPSEDKVTLSGLLNFVDGLWSTSGEERIIIFTTNYKERLDPALLRPGRMDMHIHMGYCCPESFRILASNYHAISDHDRYPEIEELIKEVMVTPAEVAEVLMRNDDTDIALEGLIQFLKAKRSDAKDSKGENVVHEAKEDRKEMMTEQDISGDQNLNDAGKE